In Chloroflexota bacterium, the genomic stretch GGATGCTGCGCCTCTTCGAGGCCCACGGCGAGGATACGACCGTAACGCTGGAGCTCCCGCGCGCGGTGGAAGCGGCGTGGGTGACCGACCTCATGGGAGACCTGGAGACGGAGCTCGCGGTCTCCGGCAGCACAGTCACCGTGCCTTTGGGCGGCTATGCGATTGAGACGATAGCAGTTGCTTTTGGGGGCTAACGAACGCGTCTAGTGGGTCGACATTCTTGAATCGATGAGTAGCGTAGGTTCGCACGTGACGTGCGCGTACGTCCCGTTCGCGTAACCTGCGCCGTCTCCTCGCGCTGTCGCATACACCTACTCATCATTACAATGTTGTTGGACCACTGGCAGCCTAAACTCAAGACTTGAACTGAACACAGGAGTGCTACGCTGCCTAGGTTGTGTTTAGATTTCGTCGTCATTCCCGCGTAAGTTCGCCCCCGTGCGGGGGCGCGGAATCCATCTTCACGCTGCACCCGATTGTCCTTTTACGAGGGGCAGCGAGTTACATTGCGCGCAAGTATTGTCTTTGTCAATTGCTTTTTCTGTCACTCCGCGGATCAAAGCAACAGTAATCCCCGCACGAACGCTTGAGATTCCGCGAACCCTGTTCGACGCTTTCGCTCGGAATTGTAAATGTCAGGTAATTCGTTGACAGATTTGGTAGAAGAAACATGGGAGCAGAACTCTCTGCTTGCCTACATACATGTCATTCCGAATGGAGCGTAGCGGAGTGAGGAATCTAGAGTGCTGAGGCCGTGAAAGTGTGTTGAGCAGGGACCCTAGATTCCTCGCTACGCTCGGAATGACAAGGCCTTGTAGCGCTTTCTACGGGAAAGCAAATTCTGTCAACGAATTACTCAACACTTACAGGAATGACATGAAATGTCAACACTACCTAGTCAAATTGCTTGAGTGCACTCAGCAAAAGCTACCTGCTGCAAGGATAATTAATAGCGAGAGAGAAGAACTACTAGCAAGAAAGTAGAATTACTAGCAAGAAAGAAGAACCGTTCGCCCTGAGCTTGTCGAAGGGTGAGCGGTTCTTCACGTCACTCACCGGCCAACCGTCCCCACGTCAACGTCCGCTAAAGTCATGCCACCGTGCCGAACAGGAGCGTATCCTTCCACCCTACGCTCAGCGAAATCTGAGCCGTGAAGATGATCAGGCAAAAGCGGACTGTCAGTGCCGGACCGATCTGCACGCAGAGGCCGGATCCATTGCCACGGAATAAGATCGTGGCAAGCAACGATCATGACAAGCAGTGTGCTAAGGACTTGCACTCCGCCGCGCCAATTGGGTGTATTCTGTAGGCAGCCGTCAACCGGCGGCGCGGTTGGATCACAAGACCGCCTCTGGATTCCGGCCCCGTTCTCGATACGGGGCAGGCTTTTCGCCGGAATGACGCAAGGATCGTCGGATCTAAAGTGGCTAGCGAATGCGAACTTGTACCAGCACAGAAGGAGATAGAAGGTCTCATGGCAAGCAAGACATGGCCGTCGGAGGTCAACAGTGTCCGCAAGGCAACGGTTGTTCCCCTGGATGAGATTACCTTGCCGGAGGAGATCTTCATCGTGCCGGGCGCGCACCTGGACTTTGGCTGGTGCGCGGGCATCTCCGAGTGCCTCGCCTACGCCGACGAGCTGATCAAGGGGTCCATTGACGCCATCGCCGGGCCGGTGCCGGACTACCGCTTCACCGTCGAATACGCCGCGTTTCTGCGTCACTTCCTGGCGCGCTTCCCGGAGTACCTGCCCACGGTGAAGCAACTCGTCAGAGAGGGTAAGCTCGAGACCACCGCGGCCATGGTGGGCTACATGGAGGACATCCTTGATGGCGAGATCATGGTGCGGGAGATCGTGCACGCCAAGCGCTTCGCCCGCGACGTGCTGGAAGTTGACCTGCCCACCGCCCAGCACTCGGACCTGCCCGGCCACACGCCGCAGACACCCCAATTGCTCGCCAAAGCCGGAGTGAAATACTTCTCTTGCTCGAGATTCCGCCCGTACTCCCCCGTTTACTGGTGGCAGGCGCCGGACGGCTCGCGGGTGCTGGCGGCCAACCACATGAACACCTATGGCTGGGCCTTCATGCTTACCAATCCCGACATGCCCTGGTTGCGCCACTATGAGGGCGAAGACCTTGAAGTGCAGTCGATTTCGGAGGCGATGCGCATTTGGCCGCTGCCCGTGCTGCTCATGATGGGGCAATCCGACCTGCGGCCGCCGATACCTGAAAACCTGCTGGCCAGGGCCAAGCAGTTGAACGACGAGGGCAAGCTGAACTTCACCTTTGCCACCATTACAGACTTCTTCGAAGCCGCCGAGCGCACCGGCAAGCTGGACGATCTGCCGGTCTACGGCGGCCAGTCTCCGTATGCCTTCTATGCGCTGCCCGCGGTAGCGCCGCGAGTCTACCTGGAAGCGCGCCACGCGGAAAACGCGCTGGCTTCCGCTGAGAACCTCTCCGCCATCCGCGGCTTGCTGGGCTTGGGCGCGTATCCGCGGGCCGAACTCGATCCCGCCTGGGAAGATCTGTATAACTGCCACGACCATAACCTTGGGGGCAGACACGGAGAGCTCAACAACGACGTGCGCTACAAGACCGCCGTGCATGCCCGCATGATCGGCCAGGAGATCGCGCGGGAGGCGAACAACCAGTTTGCCACGCACGTCAATTACACGCCGCCCAGCGGCGCGGCGTGCACGCTGCTTGTGAGCAACGCGCTCAACTGGGACCGCTCGGACGTGGTGGAAGACTACATGGAGTTTCCAGGCGACAACGTCACCGGAATTCGTATCACCGACGGGCAGGGCAACGAGATGCCGTGCCAGGTCATCAAGACCCAGAATGCCAGCCAGGACCGCGCTGATGCCGCGAATGTTCGCCGCTCGCGGGTGGACTTTGCGTTCCTGGCGCAGGATGTGCCCTCGCTTGGCTTCAAGGCGTTCTACCTGGAGCCGCAGTTTGGCACCGGCGATCAAGCCACCCGGCGTGGGAAAGCCGAGCACGTGGTGGAAAACGACCACTTTCGACTGGACGTTACCGGCGGGGTGGTGAAGAGTTTGCAGTGGAAGCGGGCGGACGGTTGCAGTGTCGAGCTCGCCGCCGAGGCCGAACACTACTTCAACGAGGTAGTGGTGCTGGAAGACCTGCGCTTCGACTTGGAAGACTCGCTGGACGAGCAGGCCATGAAGTTCCAGACGTCCGATGAGGCTCTGGCGGTACAGGCCGGCGGCGAAGAGTGGCTGGCAAGCACGAACTTTACCGGCCGGGAATGGCGCGCCAGCGACGGTCCTACCCAGGTGCAATCGGGCGAGCGCGGGCCAATCTGGACCACGGTCTGTCTACGCAGCCACGTGCTCGGCGCGCCGATTGTGCAGGAAATCCGCCTGCATAACGAGGAACCGCGCGTGGACCTGACGACCTCCATTGACTGGAACGGCACGAAGAACACGCAGGTGCGCATTGCGCTGCCCTATAATGTGCCAAACGGTGAAGTCACGTACGAAGTACCCTTTGGCAACGTGGTGTTCGGTCGAGATGAGATGCCGAACACGTACCGCGGGGACGGCGCCCGCTGGGTGCAGAAGTGGCTGGATGTCTCAAACGGGGACTATGGCGTCACACTGGGCACGAGCAACTGCATGCACGCAATCCACGGCACTGCCATCTACCCCACGCCCCTGCGCACGACCTATTCCTGCGGCACACCGTTCTTCGAATATCCGAATCTCGGCGTGCACACCTACCACGCGACGCTGGCGCCGCACGACGGCGACTGGCGGAGCGCCAACGGTGAGCGCGTCGGCTGGCAGCACTGGAACCCCTTGCAGACCGCCAAGCTGGCGACCGCGGCGCCGATGCAGCCGTTTGCGGGCAATACGTTCCTCAGCGACTCCGAGAGCTTCGTGCGTACCGACGCGCCGAACGTGGTGATCACCACCATCCAGGAGCACCCGGACCGCCCCGGCAACTGGATGCTGCGCCTCTTCGAGGCCCACGGCGAGGATACGACCGTAACGCTGGAGCTCCCGCGCGCGGTGGAAGCGGCGTGGGTGACCGACCTCATGGGAGACCTGGAGACGGAGCTCGCGGTCTCCGGCAGCACGGTCACCGTGCCTTTGGGCGGCTATGCGATTGAGACCATCGCAATTGAGTTTGCCGGCTAGCACCTCGGGACTGTTGCATTTGCGGCGGCTTGGTGATTTCCAGGCCGCCGTACATCATCTTGCTACCGGGACGTGTGTCCATTCCCATAGGGAGACCTATGCGAAACCTAAGCGGAAGCGAGAGCGTTCCCTCTTCCTCGACGGCAGAGGGCTAGAGCCTGCCCCGTACGTGATACGGGGGTGAGGGTGGATCTCCTGAAATCTCTCCAAATGCACACCGATTCTGCCCTGATATGTCTTGACACTGTTCAGCATAAGGGCCATTGTAGCTAAGAAACCCCCTCACCCCAACCCTCTCCCCCAGGAGAGGGAGTGCCCCTGCGTGAAAGTGGGGTGATGCAAAGGTCTCCTTAGGGGACTCTGTAAATCTCTCACT encodes the following:
- a CDS encoding glycosyl hydrolase-related protein, which gives rise to MASKTWPSEVNSVRKATVVPLDEITLPEEIFIVPGAHLDFGWCAGISECLAYADELIKGSIDAIAGPVPDYRFTVEYAAFLRHFLARFPEYLPTVKQLVREGKLETTAAMVGYMEDILDGEIMVREIVHAKRFARDVLEVDLPTAQHSDLPGHTPQTPQLLAKAGVKYFSCSRFRPYSPVYWWQAPDGSRVLAANHMNTYGWAFMLTNPDMPWLRHYEGEDLEVQSISEAMRIWPLPVLLMMGQSDLRPPIPENLLARAKQLNDEGKLNFTFATITDFFEAAERTGKLDDLPVYGGQSPYAFYALPAVAPRVYLEARHAENALASAENLSAIRGLLGLGAYPRAELDPAWEDLYNCHDHNLGGRHGELNNDVRYKTAVHARMIGQEIAREANNQFATHVNYTPPSGAACTLLVSNALNWDRSDVVEDYMEFPGDNVTGIRITDGQGNEMPCQVIKTQNASQDRADAANVRRSRVDFAFLAQDVPSLGFKAFYLEPQFGTGDQATRRGKAEHVVENDHFRLDVTGGVVKSLQWKRADGCSVELAAEAEHYFNEVVVLEDLRFDLEDSLDEQAMKFQTSDEALAVQAGGEEWLASTNFTGREWRASDGPTQVQSGERGPIWTTVCLRSHVLGAPIVQEIRLHNEEPRVDLTTSIDWNGTKNTQVRIALPYNVPNGEVTYEVPFGNVVFGRDEMPNTYRGDGARWVQKWLDVSNGDYGVTLGTSNCMHAIHGTAIYPTPLRTTYSCGTPFFEYPNLGVHTYHATLAPHDGDWRSANGERVGWQHWNPLQTAKLATAAPMQPFAGNTFLSDSESFVRTDAPNVVITTIQEHPDRPGNWMLRLFEAHGEDTTVTLELPRAVEAAWVTDLMGDLETELAVSGSTVTVPLGGYAIETIAIEFAG
- a CDS encoding glycosyl hydrolase-related protein; the encoded protein is MLRLFEAHGEDTTVTLELPRAVEAAWVTDLMGDLETELAVSGSTVTVPLGGYAIETIAVAFGG